From a region of the Sphingopyxis sp. YR583 genome:
- a CDS encoding NAD(P)H-dependent glycerol-3-phosphate dehydrogenase, producing MTSYANFGVIGGGAWGTALAQLLAADGAPVRLWAREEDVVADINTGHRNRAFLPDAALSPSLTATGHLADMADLDALLVVVPVPFLRAVLTDLPTGNAPLIFCSKGMEAGSFAFPIDMARDLTPQRPHAVLSGPTFAHEVAAGLPTAITLAAADVELATDIAHALARPHFRPYVSTDVIGAEIGGAVKNILAIACGIVDGAGLGLNARAALISRGFAEMTRFGLARGAQAETLAGLAGLGDLVLTCTSSNSRNFALGQGLGRGEAAEVLMADRRTVAEGAFSAPVVAAAARADGIDMPITDTVARLVSGETRVGDAIQALLSRPLRPEGR from the coding sequence ATGACGTCATATGCCAACTTCGGCGTGATTGGCGGCGGCGCGTGGGGAACCGCGCTCGCACAGCTCCTCGCCGCCGACGGTGCACCTGTGCGACTATGGGCGCGCGAAGAGGATGTCGTCGCCGATATCAATACCGGACACCGCAACCGGGCTTTCCTTCCCGATGCGGCACTTTCTCCCTCGCTCACCGCAACCGGCCATCTTGCCGACATGGCCGATCTCGACGCGCTGCTCGTCGTCGTCCCCGTGCCCTTCTTGCGCGCCGTGCTGACCGACCTTCCGACGGGTAACGCGCCGCTGATCTTTTGCAGCAAGGGCATGGAGGCAGGCAGCTTCGCCTTCCCGATCGACATGGCGCGCGACCTCACGCCGCAGCGGCCGCACGCCGTGCTGTCCGGCCCGACCTTCGCGCACGAAGTCGCCGCCGGCCTCCCCACAGCAATCACCCTCGCCGCCGCCGATGTCGAACTCGCAACCGATATCGCACATGCGCTCGCGCGCCCGCATTTCCGTCCCTATGTTTCGACCGATGTGATCGGCGCCGAGATTGGCGGGGCGGTGAAGAACATCCTCGCGATCGCCTGCGGCATTGTCGATGGCGCCGGACTCGGGCTCAACGCGCGCGCTGCGCTCATCAGCCGCGGCTTCGCCGAAATGACGCGTTTTGGCCTCGCGCGCGGCGCACAGGCCGAAACGCTTGCGGGGCTTGCAGGCCTCGGTGACCTTGTGCTGACCTGCACATCGTCGAATTCGCGCAACTTCGCGCTCGGACAGGGGCTCGGCCGCGGTGAAGCCGCCGAGGTGCTGATGGCCGACCGCCGTACCGTTGCCGAGGGAGCGTTCAGCGCACCCGTCGTCGCCGCAGCCGCGCGCGCCGATGGCATCGACATGCCGATCACCGACACCGTCGCGCGCCTTGTTTCCGGCGAAACGCGCGTCGGCGACGCCATTCAGGCCCTGCTCAGCCGGCCGCTGCGACCCGAAGGACGATGA
- the queG gene encoding tRNA epoxyqueuosine(34) reductase QueG: protein MVAEALPSLEERLEAVAREHGFAAFGIARADAAPQTAARLNQWLAEGRHGDMIWMESRAEQRGSPRGLWPEVQSVIALGMSYAPALDPLALAEHRTRGRISVYAQGGDYHDVVKKALKAVARWLVAEVRDAEVKVFVDTAPVMEKPLSAAAGLGWQGKHTNLVSRDHGSWLFLGAIYTTLELAPSTPGRDTCGSCSACQDACPTQAFPAPYRLDARRCISYLTIEHNGPIPVALRRGIGNRIYGCDDCLAACPWNKFADTAHTHRAFLPRAELAAPSIADLLDLDDAGFRQVFAGSPIKRIGRGRMARNAAMAAGNSGDRRFVPALERLAKDESPMVADAALWALAELAS, encoded by the coding sequence ATGGTTGCCGAAGCCTTGCCCTCTTTGGAAGAACGCCTCGAAGCGGTCGCGCGCGAACATGGATTCGCGGCGTTCGGGATCGCGCGCGCCGACGCGGCCCCGCAAACCGCCGCGCGGCTGAACCAGTGGCTGGCCGAGGGGCGCCACGGCGACATGATCTGGATGGAAAGCCGCGCCGAGCAGCGCGGATCGCCCAGGGGATTGTGGCCCGAGGTCCAGTCGGTGATCGCATTGGGTATGAGTTATGCCCCCGCGCTCGACCCGCTGGCGCTGGCGGAGCATCGGACACGCGGGCGCATTTCGGTTTATGCGCAGGGCGGCGACTATCATGACGTCGTGAAAAAAGCGCTGAAAGCCGTCGCACGCTGGCTGGTCGCCGAGGTTCGCGACGCCGAGGTGAAGGTGTTCGTCGACACCGCGCCGGTGATGGAAAAGCCGCTGTCGGCGGCCGCCGGCCTCGGCTGGCAGGGCAAACACACCAACCTCGTCAGCCGTGACCATGGCAGCTGGCTGTTCCTGGGGGCGATTTACACGACGCTGGAGCTTGCGCCTTCGACGCCGGGCCGCGACACGTGCGGCAGCTGTTCGGCGTGCCAGGACGCTTGCCCGACACAGGCGTTTCCTGCGCCCTATCGGCTCGATGCGCGGCGCTGTATCTCGTACCTGACGATCGAACATAATGGCCCGATCCCGGTCGCGCTGCGGCGCGGAATCGGCAACCGCATCTATGGTTGCGACGATTGCCTTGCGGCCTGCCCGTGGAACAAGTTCGCCGACACCGCGCACACGCATCGGGCCTTTCTGCCGCGCGCCGAGCTGGCCGCACCGTCGATCGCGGATCTGCTCGACCTCGACGACGCCGGGTTCCGGCAGGTGTTCGCGGGGTCGCCGATCAAGCGGATCGGACGGGGACGGATGGCGCGCAACGCCGCGATGGCGGCCGGAAACAGCGGCGACAGGCGGTTTGTTCCGGCATTGGAACGGCTGGCGAAGGACGAATCGCCGATGGTCGCCGACGCGGCCTTGTGGGCGCTCGCCGAATTGGCGTCGTGA
- a CDS encoding EI24 domain-containing protein, with translation MARAVHAFLLALRDLPQPRVLRVLAQSLALTLLLLAVSGAALFFGSRWSLAHWKWLDAAQLDMAGILIVLLIIAGSWLLFRAVAIVVVGLFADAIVADVEGRHYPAAARRAVDVGWRQNIALALASLGRLIGGNLLALPIYILLLVTGIGTPIFALLVNALLLGRDLEAMVLARHPGHPRFDRSARWSLGLLSAASFVVPVANLLAPILGAAMAVHMLHLGKGDPN, from the coding sequence ATGGCCCGCGCCGTTCACGCTTTCCTGCTCGCGCTCAGAGACCTGCCCCAGCCGCGCGTGCTCCGCGTGCTAGCGCAAAGCCTCGCGCTCACCCTGCTCCTCCTCGCCGTTTCGGGCGCCGCACTCTTCTTCGGCTCGCGCTGGTCGCTTGCGCACTGGAAATGGCTGGACGCGGCGCAGCTCGACATGGCGGGCATATTGATCGTCCTCCTCATCATCGCGGGCAGTTGGCTGCTGTTTCGCGCGGTCGCGATCGTCGTCGTCGGCCTGTTCGCCGATGCGATCGTCGCCGATGTCGAGGGACGCCATTATCCCGCTGCGGCCCGGCGTGCCGTCGATGTCGGCTGGCGCCAGAATATCGCGCTCGCACTCGCGTCGCTCGGCCGGCTGATCGGCGGCAATCTGCTCGCCCTGCCTATCTATATCCTGCTGCTTGTCACCGGAATCGGCACACCGATCTTCGCGCTGCTCGTCAATGCGCTGCTCCTTGGCCGCGATCTCGAGGCGATGGTGCTCGCGCGCCACCCCGGTCATCCGCGCTTCGACCGGTCGGCGCGCTGGTCGCTCGGCCTGCTGTCCGCCGCAAGCTTCGTGGTTCCCGTCGCCAATTTGTTGGCGCCGATTCTCGGCGCCGCTATGGCGGTCCACATGCTGCATCTCGGCAAGGGGGATCCGAATTGA
- a CDS encoding lipopolysaccharide biosynthesis protein, whose amino-acid sequence MSHTDSAAAPRSPDSTSRDADTAALAKGGRTNFFGFILRLVARLPFLYVAGRWYGPEAVGRFAFAVLVIELVAQLATLGLKRGLAEQLSAPGADQRTVVWDGMFVAFIASAAGSLLLGIFPQLMFPSGGIDSADRWMALLVFAIAGTDIALAACAYKFDVGATVRARAVVEPWVISAAAAGFWFISARDGLMLSYAAAMLGAFLTALIPMLRHYGSPQGWQPHPAHLIAVARRNAPLAAADAIEWGTRRLDLFILGQFTSPTIYGIYYMAQQVASLPQKLKTSFEPILGPVITRNLAENRLAAVAAQVSQVGFWIIAAQAGVALALGIPGEAVMGLVGPEFVSGTAALAFLLAAEVVAATAVVSEAALVYVARHRNLLISIATLALQAALSVALILIAKSMGLPPITYAGAVALALMLALGFASLVKARLLARILGAPVNSLRWALVWATAGATILGYGATQLPEWAELLIGVPFILGIYGWLIWTRGFGPADRELFRKHPDPAATPAA is encoded by the coding sequence TTGAGCCACACCGATAGCGCAGCCGCGCCCCGATCACCCGACTCGACCTCGCGCGATGCGGACACCGCCGCGCTGGCCAAAGGCGGGCGCACCAATTTCTTCGGCTTCATCCTTCGCCTCGTCGCGCGCCTGCCCTTCCTTTACGTGGCGGGCCGCTGGTACGGACCCGAGGCGGTCGGGCGCTTCGCCTTCGCCGTGCTCGTTATCGAACTCGTCGCGCAGCTTGCGACGCTCGGTCTCAAACGCGGCCTCGCCGAGCAACTGAGCGCACCGGGCGCCGACCAACGCACCGTTGTGTGGGACGGCATGTTCGTCGCCTTCATCGCCTCGGCGGCCGGATCGCTGCTGCTCGGCATCTTTCCGCAGCTGATGTTTCCGTCGGGCGGTATCGACAGCGCCGATCGCTGGATGGCGTTGCTCGTCTTCGCGATCGCGGGGACAGATATCGCGCTCGCCGCCTGCGCCTATAAATTCGACGTCGGCGCCACCGTGCGCGCGCGTGCAGTCGTCGAGCCGTGGGTCATCAGCGCCGCTGCGGCGGGATTCTGGTTTATTTCGGCGCGCGACGGGCTGATGCTGTCCTATGCCGCCGCGATGCTCGGCGCCTTCCTGACCGCGCTGATCCCGATGCTGCGCCACTATGGCAGCCCGCAGGGATGGCAACCGCATCCCGCCCACCTGATCGCAGTTGCGCGGCGCAACGCGCCGCTCGCCGCCGCCGACGCGATCGAATGGGGCACCCGCCGCCTCGACCTGTTCATCCTCGGCCAGTTCACCTCGCCGACGATCTACGGCATCTATTATATGGCGCAGCAGGTCGCCTCGCTGCCGCAGAAGCTCAAGACGAGTTTCGAACCGATCCTCGGCCCCGTGATCACGCGCAACCTCGCCGAAAACCGGCTCGCCGCCGTCGCCGCGCAGGTCAGCCAGGTCGGCTTCTGGATCATCGCCGCGCAAGCCGGCGTCGCGCTCGCGCTCGGCATCCCGGGCGAGGCGGTGATGGGTCTCGTCGGCCCCGAATTCGTCAGCGGCACCGCCGCGCTCGCCTTCCTTCTTGCGGCCGAAGTCGTCGCGGCGACCGCAGTCGTCAGCGAAGCGGCGCTCGTTTATGTCGCACGCCACCGCAACCTGCTGATCAGCATCGCGACGCTTGCGCTCCAGGCCGCGCTCAGCGTTGCGCTGATCCTGATCGCGAAGTCGATGGGGCTCCCGCCGATCACCTATGCGGGCGCTGTCGCCCTCGCGCTGATGCTCGCGCTCGGTTTTGCCTCGCTGGTCAAGGCGCGCCTGCTTGCGCGTATTCTCGGCGCGCCGGTCAACAGCCTGCGCTGGGCGCTTGTCTGGGCGACCGCGGGCGCGACGATCCTCGGTTATGGTGCGACGCAGCTTCCCGAATGGGCCGAACTGCTGATCGGCGTGCCCTTCATCCTCGGCATCTATGGCTGGCTGATCTGGACGCGCGGTTTCGGGCCCGCGGACCGCGAATTGTTCCGGAAACACCCCGATCCGGCCGCCACTCCCGCCGCCTGA
- a CDS encoding adenosine kinase, translating to MASTARFDVVAIGNAIVDVLARADDALIEAEGLTKGSMRLIDGEEAERLYAAMGPAVEVSGGSAANTLAGMAALGERCAFIGQVADDQLGHVFTHDLRALGVAYETPPLKEGAPTARCLILVTPDGQRTMNTFLGASHLLEQRMIDEAWIADSEILYLEGYLWDPELSRAAMRRAIDVSRAAGRKVAFTLSDAFIIDRHGADFRKLITEGLFDILFANEVEICALAETEDFEAAVAKIAPQVPLLIVTRGSDGAIALQGGTRTEVGAEPIDTVVDTTGAGDLFAAGFLSGLADGRPIGDCLTMGAVCAREIIAQVGPRAQVDLKAKVAERLG from the coding sequence ATGGCTTCCACCGCCCGTTTCGACGTTGTCGCCATCGGCAATGCCATCGTCGATGTTCTCGCCCGCGCCGATGATGCGCTGATCGAGGCCGAAGGCCTGACCAAAGGCTCGATGCGGCTGATCGACGGCGAAGAGGCCGAACGTCTCTATGCGGCGATGGGCCCGGCGGTCGAGGTGTCGGGCGGGTCGGCGGCGAACACGCTCGCGGGCATGGCGGCGCTTGGCGAACGCTGTGCCTTCATCGGCCAGGTCGCAGACGACCAGCTCGGCCATGTCTTCACGCATGATCTGCGCGCGCTTGGCGTCGCGTATGAAACCCCGCCGCTGAAGGAAGGTGCGCCGACCGCGCGCTGCCTGATTCTCGTCACACCCGACGGGCAGCGCACGATGAACACCTTCCTCGGCGCGAGCCATCTTCTCGAACAGCGCATGATCGACGAGGCGTGGATCGCCGATAGCGAGATCCTCTATCTCGAGGGCTATTTGTGGGATCCCGAGCTGTCGCGTGCGGCGATGCGCCGCGCGATCGACGTATCGCGCGCGGCGGGTCGCAAGGTCGCTTTCACCTTATCCGATGCCTTCATCATCGACCGGCACGGCGCGGATTTCCGCAAGCTGATCACCGAGGGGCTGTTCGACATCCTGTTCGCGAATGAGGTCGAAATCTGCGCTCTTGCGGAGACCGAGGATTTCGAGGCGGCGGTTGCGAAGATTGCGCCGCAGGTGCCGTTGCTGATCGTCACGCGCGGCTCGGACGGCGCGATCGCGCTGCAGGGCGGGACGCGCACGGAGGTCGGTGCCGAGCCGATCGATACGGTCGTCGACACGACGGGCGCGGGCGACCTGTTCGCCGCCGGTTTCCTGTCAGGCTTGGCCGATGGGCGGCCGATCGGCGATTGCCTGACGATGGGCGCCGTATGTGCGCGCGAAATCATCGCGCAGGTTGGCCCGCGCGCGCAGGTCGACCTCAAGGCGAAGGTTGCCGAACGGCTGGGCTAG